TCGAAGAGACTTTATTGTCATCATCAGTGGAAAATGAAAGCGTGGAGtactgaaaatttaataattaattaaattttttcaatgcacaTGTGgggaaataaacaaaaagtcattgaaaaaataataaaaatctcgtttaattctaaaaatgattacaaattataaattatgagGATTAACTGTCTTTGGCGAACAATAGAATAAATATGtagtataaaaaattgtaggaaaatccactttagcgcgcaatcattgaattcacatattacatttttcattgggaACTTGAGAATCTTCATGAACACAGATCCTTTTGCTTCGCTAACTACTATCAGTCGACAAGTCTTACAGACAGAGATAGTGGTGTTACCCGAGTCTCTAGTGTGGGTGCTCTCATGGATTTCTACAAGTGTTATTCAATGAATGAGAAAGAAGGAAAATAGTAGAAGAGAAAATTGCAGGTGGTTTGGAACTCACTTTTGCGTTTGTCCGGATGTTGAAGGCACCGTAGACGATAGGGTTCATGCAGGAGTTGGTGCAGGCGAAGAGGAAAAGGGCCCTTTGGACACGCTGATCAACACTTTTGGCACTTTTAGGGTCGTACCAATACCTGTGATTGACAAATGGAGGAAAATTAGCAATCGGGGAACATGAGAGATAAATAAGATTATTCAATGTTCACATGAGGCTGAAGTCAATGGACTTACAAGTGCGATGTTTAACTAGGAAAGTAAGAGACTAAAGACTCACCAAATAGACATGATATAGTAAGGTGTCcagcaaacgaaaaaaacgaggaCAATAATGATGGTCATCTTGAGTGTCCTTATCTTAGCCCTTCCCAGAAAGCCCAACGACGACCTCCGTATTTTGTCTGTATGTGAAACAATCGTTCGTTGTTGGTTCAACTTTTTCACTCGATAATCGTGATGAAGTTCTGTATGATCATTGCACGATAATTATGAGTGCTGACTATTGGTGTCTGAATGAGTGATTTCTGATATATTCAACTGATACTCAagtgcagacaaaaaaaaatctgaaattgaatttttattctctgcaTGACACTGATACTCCTCTCAACACTACTCACCGTGCACAGACTCACGGGACTTTTTGTATATCTCAAGAAGAATACTTGAgtaagtaaaaattatgactaTCAGGGGGACACAGTACGTCATGATCATCCCGAAGAGAGAGTACGTCAGCTCGTGACCGCCTGTTGGAAATGAGTTCAGGGTGATACATTGCTCGTACCAGGTGTAGTTAGGATGTACCTCAacgtgaaaaattatcatctaGAAGTAGGAAGATGAGCAGTTCGATTAGGGAGATATTAAAAATGtcttaattgattaaattggTAATCGAACAATTTTCAACCCTTGACTATTGGATTTTACTGGTGAGAGTTCTCCATCATATCAATCTTATCATGCTATTTTCGAATGCAAGCAATCGATAAAACTAACCTGAGGTGCTGAACAAAGAATCGCCCCCATCCAGGCCCCGACGAGCATTATTTTTCCCCTTCTGTCAACATCCGTTAGCAGAAGGGGCCTCAGAACCGCGTAATACCTTAACgaaccgagaaaaacatgTTAGAGcaataatcacttgaattttcataGTTTTTAACGCCTACCTGTCAACGCTGATGCAAATGAGGATAAATGACGACAAATAAATTCCGAATATTCGGAAAAACGCCATAATCCGGCACATGGAATCCCCAGCTCTCCATGAGACTGTTATTGCCCAGCCGATCTCCAGTGGCATCATTAAAACGGCCACCTGAGAGAATCAGATAAATCATCGAAGAGCTGTTATCGTACGCAGAGAAAAGCTAAATAAAGATTATCTAGAAATTTGGCAAATTCTTTTCTACCAAAATAAAAGGTGAGATGTTTTGAAAAACTTATCATTCTACACAaactattgattatttttttgggggggggggggggtttcACTCAAATTTATTAGCAGTGATATCCCCATAATTTTAAAACATCATTATCTCACCATTAAATCTGCCACCGCCAGGTGCAACAGCATCGTATTAATCCTGGAGCGATTTGATCTCCTCCTCTGGAGGATCAAGAAGAGAACCGTACTGTTTCCAATTATCGAGATGACCATCAGGATACTGTAGGTGATGATGCTCACCATGTGACCCTCATTAAACCTCATGTCAATGGGGAGTTCCATGTCAGTTTGGTTCAGGATAGTTGACAAATTGCTAAGGGATGCTTGGGATTTCTCCATTGTTGATACGGAATGTCAACtgaaacgaataaaaaaaataaccccaTTGAATTTACAGTCAAAATGAAGGTTCAAAagtttttcaacgattttttctaCAATGAATGTTAATtctaagtaataaaaaaatgaaagttttttatttgttttcaatttcttattaattttcagtgtggTATCTGTTTATTTCTGACGGGGAGGGTCGGAAAGGTGAGAGTGTAAAACCACTTCGTCAATTCAGAGCGATAATTCCAGTCACGTTTCTGATTATTGGTAGCGAATAGCAGAACTCCTGGTAATTCTTCTCTATTTTCGGTTTCGAATGAGAATTGAGGTGTTGTGAAATAAAGTAAAGTCAATCGATCGTGAAAAAGCCTGGAAAATCCAGTGGCTACGGTTGTCATCCTCATGATAAATATTTACGCATTCCTGGGTGGAGGATTTATTTAGAGGACTACAGGTTCAATTGTTGTGAGCATCATTGTcaatccaaaaataaaaatttcagaatgcaattccacaaatttttaggtgattgtaaaaaaaatttgttataaTTTAATACAAAGACACTACGAAGAGGAAGATAAATACTATCGCAATAAGGGAACAATTGTTAtatcgtcaatttttttcatgtttcattGTTGAATAAATGCAAAGAAATTATATATTCGTTTGTTGGtacaaaaaattcttttatcaaaacacgagtgaaaaaaaattatcaaatcaaTGGGaaagtggtaaaaaaaattatagatcaGGCGGTAAATGCGGAGATAACAAAAGGTACTCATTATTAATAGCTCTTAATTGAGAAGGTCTGCAGAGCCCGGTTACCAAAATTGCAAActcaagagaaaaaatattgttattgttaATCGAGTCAGAGTTAATCACTACCATCTTGTTGCCTCTTTGGCAAGGATTGGAATAATTAGCGATCCCGGTTGAACTTATAAGACAAAAATACAAGATTTCGATCATGTGCTATTGTCCATGATACTACCGAGAGCGTTTAAAATTAATAGCTAATTTGACACAATTCAACTGCTCGAAATCATGGACtacgaaaaaatttgcaaatgcCGCTCACCATAAGTACATTGAAGAGATATGTAAATATCTAAAAGCGTgtcatttcaaaatttcaagtaCGTaatctttttaattaaaataatgtgtATGAATTGGAACATGAAGATAGTGTAAATAACCGACCTCTGAGATTTCAGaactttaaacaaataaaataacaaaaaaaatcaataggaaaattaaatttggtaTAGTATTTATCAGCTTAGCTGATTGTCTGAAAATTATTCGATTCGTCACAAAAGACAATTGAACGATTTGGACAAACAAACATTAGAATTTCGCCAACAAAAGTaatgcaaaaattttttttcgtcatcttataaatttattcaatatttcactTACGGATTAACTCAGCAAAGTGGATATAACAAATTATCCAATCATTTTGGCtttttgcaaaaaatatttcgctcACAAAAACATTAACTTAACTTTAAACAAGACGAAACCGCATCGTTGACTTCTGAATTTTAACTTTTCTTTTTTAGAATGAAACTCAACATATTTTTCGTGTGTTTATTTCACATtaataatataaattgaaatgattcttatgttatttaaaaaatcgaaattcacgattggaatgattttttatgatttttagtCACTATTGGGAGATGAGGGTATGCTAGCACCTCGCAAAGAAATTGAAATCCTCTCTTGTTGGGGTGTCCGCCACCACTGGCTCTCAGCCACTTCACATTTTCCCCCGATAAACCATCTAAATAAAAATCGGAAGGCGCCCGCGCACCACCTCAAGCTGTTACGCTGAATTAGTGTTGATAGTGAACACATCTATTCCCAAGGCTTCAAATCAGAATCGTCAGTTTGATAACATCCCCTTCCTTGCGcttcattaaataaaattcattttttttcgatcctTCGGTGTAGTTTAACACAAATaatgaacgaaaaatacgaatgGGAAGAAATACTAATGATCTAGCGctgttttcactgattttagaTGGAACTCAGATGGAGTAATCAGGATACTTTGATCAGATTAATCATTGTGATGAATCAGCCAAAAGTGATTGTTTATTCAAGAATCAGAGAGCTGATTGATGATCTGAGGGCAAATGATTGGCAGTTATGAAGTCatactgaaagaaaaaattagttGTGTCGAAATTAgaaagataaaataaaaaatcgataagCATTTCTCAGGAGAAAAACTGCCAAAACTCTTGGATATCCTCCACTCTCAGAGAATTTCAAActtaaaattttccactcgCTGCTTCGGTCCTTGATTTACTGGACTTGACCTATAAGAGGGAGAAAGAAGACGAGAATTTTGAgtgatattttattgataatcaAGGGTTATCAACATGGCCAGGATTTTTGCAATCGCTtggaaattatcatagctaatTTTTAACGAACATCATTCATTTCAGATGATTTTCCGGGCTTTCACTGGCGATTATGCAAGAGATGGAGAATTCACCATGAGGCGGATGGCCCCCAGCTCTGGCATACACCAGAGGTAAATTATTTTCGATCAATTGCGATTGAAAACAGTGTGTGTATTCAGGCTGTCTTCATCTTGAAGTGGATCGATGTAAACTGAGTGTTGGATGTGAGTTCAAAGTTCGTAAATTAAACATTTCATTACTCGATTCGACTGATAACATTCGACACTCGAAAATAGATGAAAACTAGTGAAGTATTGAGGTTCAGTCTCCTAGAGGAGGAATGGAAGAGTTGAGTCACGTCACGGTGTGACAGTTTTGACAATTCCCTCGGTGATGATTTTCTTGTGGTCAATATgattgaggggaaaaattctcaatggtAATTATCTCAAGCATTGGACTCTAATAAGTAATAGTGGATTTTGCCCGAGAAAAATAAAGAGTTAGAGATCCTTTTCTGGATAAAAACAAGATAAATTCTCCTTGGTATCGTCGTAGATCAGCCCAGCGGGCGTCCAATAATCCTAATTTATAGCTGTTCTAACGATCATTGTGTCTGCAACGGTGAATTATTGACACTTGTTACTGAATGAGATACAATCGTCTTCGTTTCGACAATTGCAATTACGTTGAGCCGCGTAACAAGAGCGCAATTAGGCAAAgcaggaaaattttcttttcattatttattttctcctgttattatttttttattcgttggaACCTACTATCTTGATTCTCGTTATATGAAGAATGTCCTTGGTAAAATCCTTCGTCTGACATTCTCATTTCTGCTCTGACACTGCCCCCTATCCACCACTGATGGaccctatttttttctcccatgaACTTGACAGAAATATCACAGATAAGGTTTTTATGagagacattttttgtttGCTCGATTAAACAAAAGAATTCTAGCTCCTGGTGGCTAGttcaatttatataaaaaaattagataattAAGTTTTcctccattgaaaaatatatccagATGAAATCagtttgaatattatttttctacgAGTTTTAAAAGGTGCCCTACAACTtctgtattaaaaaaaacaaagcaaAGTTTTTTCTACaagtgattaattatttcaatgattgacttataaatattgtaaaaaaagtagACATCCAAagactttttgttttttcttttaaccTAAAATCGTTCATTATCAAGAGACATTAAAAGTTAAATACAGTCTCCTGACCACTGCCCCCAACCGGTCGAAACTGACccttataaaaatttcaaatccaaaaatcattaaaaaatcatgagaaaACTTTCCCTGTCACTTCACATTCACTCTCAATACCTCAAAGATTCACTCACCTCGGTGATAACTATTCTATGTTTTGAAAAATCCGATGGGAGAACTTCTTGGACgatgaaaaatctcaaaacttttattttataaggaaaataaatgacaACCACGAGGGGCCTGGGCTCTCACCCTCGAATATAATTACGTTTCACTCACTTCTAAATCGGAGGTAGAAGAAATTCATAGAATTCCATCGGGATTTCATATGTCTACTTCACCTTTAAATCTAACTTCCCAAGCAAAACCAGAAAAATtcactcaaaatttttttcacaaatagAAAATTATCCAACGTTTTTTTAAGGTAAAAATTTGattcttattttatttattcatgaattcatgatttcatttaattattcatttatcttACGAAATAATTTCACAATGATCTTCCGTCTGAAGTCTCGTGCGCGATCGACAATCGACGTTGCACTGATGGAACAAATAAGAGACCGGGTAGAGACACGCGCTATttgttttcttatttttcccacGTCACTACTGTATTAAAAAcgttaaattaatatttttttattttattatttacaacTCTGAATCGGTGATTCACGTGAACCCTAGGTGTTTAAATCATCGATCCAGACATGACAGATTGATTGGCCGAACTACGTCTGAAGGGTTCAATTAAACGTCTTTGTGGCACCGGTCTCTTGGACATTGACACGATGCTCCAGGTCAAGTGTCAAATGATCACTGATAgcggcggagagagacaaaaaCCCGAGGGACGGGAGGAAACTGGATGCTCCTCATTAACAATGTGTTTCCAGTTTTTTTTGCATGATTAACGGGGTCTCGTCGGGGAGTAATCAGTTTGTAGTTATTTTCCCTTgtccaatttttaattctaggTTGAGACTCACTTCTTTGGAATGAAACGATAAAACAATGAAGAATATCTTCTGAaatgcttttttttcttacagGAATTGGCCTCAGCATGACGTAgggttaattgaattttaaggTCAGTTTTTTTTACGGGAGAGACGATCGGAGTCATCAGATGGTTCCTGCAAGGATGGGATTTCTAAGGGTTAAAGGTTGTTTTTGACCAAGCAGTCTTGGAGATCAAACGGAAGGTGAATGAAGGGTGAAATTTCCACAGGGTAAAATGGAAGGGAAGAAGAGGATAATTAAAAAGGCCATGTTGGTCCTCACATTGAGTTCCGAACACAACACCACGCCATTGAATATCCCTATGACACTCGTCCTGAAATATCTATACTATCTCTTGGTCCCATAGTCTTCTATAATCTTGCATTCATGAATTATGATCTGTCCTTGACAAATGAATTCAAGAGACACTGGAATTATGGCAACATGAAATGATTTACATATGAGACGAGAGAAACGTCTGCACTGACAGCATTAcaaaacagtttttttttcgagcaAGACAAAACGTTTGTTTATCGGAGAGACAGTACCGATTCCCACATATTATTGACGAATCATCTGCATTCAATTCCACAAATTTAGCCAGCACATCATTCCATTTTCTCATTGAGAATAATTCGATTAAggattattgatttattgatgatGCGCAAGCAACTCTTCAGTGTCAGATAACCCAAACGGTCAAAATCCAAACGGATTAAATTGTTGAGGGTGGGAGGGAGTGattaaatggatttttatggtttttcatttaatgGTGAATTGCATAGACaaaatattggaatttttcgATGTTGAAGGTGAACTCAATGAATATATCTGACTCGTAATGAAACTGAATCATATTTCATGACGAACTCAAGACGTttcgattcattaattttttgaacaatgagataaaaaacattcaattttttgaaaaattgaacattgaaatatcgataattatttaaaataattatataatctCATTACATtctataaaattcattttcctggttttaaaattaaattttgaaacaaCTGCGAATaagttttattggaaaaatagtATTCCGCAAAAAAGGGGATGAAGTACAGagtaaataaaagaaaattgctTATGCAATGTTGAACCAATTTCTCCCCTTTGATCTGCACTTCTTATTCAACAATCACTCAGTATTTACGGTATTCACGGGATTCAATACTGAAATTGCGCATTTGCCTGAGTAAGTAAAGCAAAAGTGCTTTTACTTACACGCTCACTGGAGGATGAGCACTTGGGATGGGAAAAAGGTACATAAAAAAACCATACAAACGAGTGAATGTTGCGCGGTATATAAAGATGGGATTGCACCAGGGATGCTGCAATACTCGGGTACACTCAGCAATACAACATACGCTTCAGGTGTTTGGATTTCAAttccgtgatttttttttgcacagaAATGATTGTTTTCCaggtatttattttcattttttttcaattagttttctcacgtataattttttattttaaccatttttttcaattaattatctacTTCATTTTCAGTTctaaaattcagaaaattataGTTTTGTTTTTTCGAACATTTTCTCTTAAACCCACTGATCCTCGAGAActccaattttgaaaaatagcacgagaataatttaattgttgatGAAACTGTAGGGAGGCgtttttcaatcattaattaattatgcagTGACACTTCAAATTTAAACTGCACGCAATTGATATtagtaataataaataaatattgacaatATACAATTCAATAATACCAATTAACCATCGGTACCGTGTTCTCCGAATTTTGAGTGACCATCAATCTTCCGAAACTTCGCAAGGAGAAATATAAACTCGAGTGGCTCGTTACATGAATGTCATAAATGTATGTGTCGTACTGATCATCAAATGTTGAGGTGCGGACTCCTTAAAGGGTACATTATGCAAgagaaatgtttttaatttttttccgcaaTCTAATGGGTGTTTACCCACTCATCGCATTATGTGTAACgtgcaatttatattttttgtgcTTTGTTCGCAGGTAATAGCAGTCTCTGCATTGATTTTCGTGACGATTGAGGCTCAATTCTATAGGAGGTGATCTAAATAAATTGTCAAGTCGTCGAATAATGGATTTTCGGTTGATAGACAATTTTTCAgagttgcaaaaaaatttttttttgttgtttttttgtacatttttaattagttgTTGATTCTTTCTAGGCCAAGACCATTCAGTCACAGTATTCCTTGTGAAGAAATAGGCCCATCACAGAGCCACTCTCAGCAATTGCCAATCGCCTGTGCATTTGGAATTTCAGACAAGAAGTTAGGAAATGACGAGTTGGAGCCAATTTATGTGAGAGTTTCTTCGCCAATCTCTTACACGCCCCTTCGAAAGACTTCCTCTTTGGTTTATGTTGCACCGCCGATTATTAAATCCTCGGGATCTGTTATTGCGCATCATAACAATCAACAACAACAGGTATTTTGGGAGTGAAAGGATTAAgaaaggaaataatttttaaaatttgctGAAGATTATGTCTGAAATTATACGTAACGAAATCCGTAACGAGGGCGAATCTCGAGGATTTTCGTTTAGAATTTCATTTAACTCATGAATATAAatagtttttaattatttcgaatttaatttaccaatttcgcggatttttagaaaataatttggaaatatttttgccgCATTTTTTGAgccatttttattggaattctTACAGCAAAAAATAAACGCAAAAGTCTCAGCAGATCTCTCTGTCGTCAACTTTTTATAAAAGAATGCTTTTTGTCTGCTAAAAATATCGGGGATTCCAGtgatctctctctttctctgttgCCCAGGAACACCCCAAATATTCTTTCAACTACGGAGTCCTCGATGGGTACACAGGAGACACGAAATCCGCGTGGGAGGAGAGGGATGGTGATATCGTGAAGGGAGAGTACTCCGTGGTCGAGGCTGATGGTTCAATAAGGACTGTCACTTACACAGCTGATGATCTCAATGGATTCAACGCGGTAGTAACAAAAACAAGTGCCCCAAAGCAGCCAATCTCCATCAATTCCATTAAGCAGTTTCTTCCCCTGGCCAGGGGTGAAGTGCACAATATAAAAGTACAAAAATAACCGACTAATCATCAAAATTCTATAGTTAAGTCATAAAACAAGTTCAATTCACTTATCTCCAGCCTCATTGTGATAGATATCTTGAAAACtggaagcaataaaaaaattgatttgttcCTACAAACAATGTTACCATGAAAATTCCGCTATTTCATGTAATTTTTGGGGTATTCATCACGAAGTTGAGGATAAGCTGACTTACCTCGTTTCACTATTTCACTACAAAACTCCATCCAAATGATTGTCATTGGGAATTTGTTCATGATGGAGTCAAAGACTGCGATGGGTAACCAATAAAAACATTGGAACATTGCTTTTGTTACTTTATGGTCAACATATTATTGCTGATTAATCAATAATAGATTTCTTCCTTCGGGAAATTTAGGGAAATTTTGTTTCTTTTGACCACTGAATGCAGAATGTTCATCAGAATGTATTATATAAGTTGTTACAAATATTGTAAGCCCTTCAAAAACTCatcagaataaattttccccatAGTGTCGACAGACTCAATTGAAacattcactgaaaaagttaTTATGAAAAGAATGGATTTATTAAATTCACGATTGAGTAATGAACATTTGATAGTTATTTACAAGTTATTAGATACGTTAATTTCCTAGTGATAACGACATTGTAAATGTTAATCCCGTGAATTTCACAGTCAAGTGAACATTGTTGTTTCACTTGGctctgaaaacaaaaaaaaatgacagatcAACTCTTGAATGAAAACATCGTTATAGATGTGTAATTATCCTGAATGAATTTATCTCAGTCACTAATTCTCGAGTTCAAATGTTCATGCACATTGAAATAGTAAGAAACCTATAAAAGTCCTTACATTAACGCTTCGTTCGCCCAAATTTTACGATAAAAATCCTAGTAAATACACGTTTATCCACTGAAATAATACTATCATCGTcgtaaaaaggagaaaaaaaagatcttaccgttgaatttttccatgatTTTGATTATCATTTAACAGATAAATTgaagggaaattttaattgtcatgcctattattttacaattatcTCAAAAAGTTATGTCTCTGATATTACGTGGAAATTTGACTCGTCATtcatttccataattaattTAGAGTGTCTTCGTTTACGTACAAGAATCCTTGAGAAAAATGCGCACAATCGAAAGaacaaattgataaaaaaaatttcagttgaTTTTCTTCTACCTATTTCGAGCTCTCTTGTTGCTACTTTTTTTAGCACTATTAGACGATCTATTTTTATTAGATTCTTTACTGTTTCCATGACCATCTTTAGCTGGTGTTGATACATGCTCAATCCCCCCATTGGACATTGGGCCATTTGTCAGTGGTGTTGATTCACTTATACTTCCATTATTTTGAGAATAACTGGATTGTATTGACGTGTGATTCTTTCCACTCGAGTCTTTGCTATTTCCTGATGTCACAACATTTGAATTTGTATAGTTGCAATTATCCTCACTTCCGCTGTTGCCCATCTGTGACTCCGATTCACTGTATCGTTCAACTAGAAATTGGGGGGTTCAACGATtaagattttattaattacgaAAGGATGGAACAAAATGAAGGGAGAAGACTTgaagattatttttctgagtgaaaaaaatcctataggaaaaatttcagcagacattttcatcagaaTTTACTGATTAATGAGAGGGTTGCAGTTGTTGCATTAGAggattaattacaaaattattaatgatagACAAATTAGCGAATGATTAATCaagaattgataatttatagaaGAGAGGATTAACTGAATCACATGAATTGTTGGATTGCAATGATttctctaataaaaaaaatgatttgtttTGTAAGTCTAGAATTCAGTGAAGAGTGTAAACCTACAgccaaaattgaaaacaaaaattattaaaaaattactaacaATAAAAAGCAGTGAACAGTGAAAGACATACCACCAGAGATACCATAAAACGTGAATAACCATTGACAAGAGAAATTAAACATCTGTGCGATCGTTTTTatctttaattttgaaaaatatactaCATCCAGAATTTatcgaaagaaaataaattcaaatttacttACATAACGTAGGATAAACTATAATAAGCATGCATAACGAACCAAAAAGTCTACAAAAGTGTTCACGATGTAACTCAACAATAATATATCATGAATAATTCACTACGTGAACCATCAAACAAGAGATAAAAGATTATCTCGCGAAAGTGAAATTGAAAACTGAATTTCAGTGTAAAGATCATAAAATAGAGGTAGTTCTGCTCAGAACAGAATTGATTGGATTTTCAATATCCATTGAGGTCCTTACTTTTTTCCTGGGGATTTTCCACAAGACCGCTGACAGcctgcaattaaaaattttagaatATCACGCAGAATCTGAAGAATGAATGTACAATTGATTGTTAACAATCataaaaatagaatagaaaAGTTTCTGATTGTTGTGtagattttgatgaaaaacatttatgaacgaataaataaattattaattaatagtcaACTCACAGCCATAGACGTAATGgaagattttgaaaataatctctCAGCCTccttaaattttctatttctcttGTCAGCTTTACTATTTGTGTTTTTATTACTCGCTAAATATCTGTCCCATCCTCGAATGATATTTCCATACAACTGAGTATCCTCCAGATAACTTCCTTCGAATGCATAAATTTGGCGCTCCAAATTCGCCAACGTGTCCTGAAATCCGACAAACcaattgagaaattaatttatcaatttctttTTGTCATCATTCTTTCAAAAAATCTACTCCATTGAGAGAATTCAGCGAATGAATTTTTGGCAGTGAAATTGGCGCATTTCTAACCTAAAAATCCCTGAGAAATCCAACTAAAGAAACTTTCAGTGTTTTTATAGCGTTGT
This DNA window, taken from Diachasmimorpha longicaudata isolate KC_UGA_2023 chromosome 8, iyDiaLong2, whole genome shotgun sequence, encodes the following:
- the LOC135165297 gene encoding cuticle protein 19-like isoform X1, with product MIVFQVIAVSALIFVTIEAQFYRRPRPFSHSIPCEEIGPSQSHSQQLPIACAFGISDKKLGNDELEPIYVRVSSPISYTPLRKTSSLVYVAPPIIKSSGSVIAHHNNQQQQEHPKYSFNYGVLDGYTGDTKSAWEERDGDIVKGEYSVVEADGSIRTVTYTADDLNGFNAVVTKTSAPKQPISINSIKQFLPLARGEVHNIKVQK
- the LOC135165297 gene encoding cuticle protein 19-like isoform X3, translated to MDFRPRPFSHSIPCEEIGPSQSHSQQLPIACAFGISDKKLGNDELEPIYVRVSSPISYTPLRKTSSLVYVAPPIIKSSGSVIAHHNNQQQQEHPKYSFNYGVLDGYTGDTKSAWEERDGDIVKGEYSVVEADGSIRTVTYTADDLNGFNAVVTKTSAPKQPISINSIKQFLPLARGEVHNIKVQK
- the LOC135165297 gene encoding cuticle protein 19-like isoform X2 gives rise to the protein MVIAVSALIFVTIEAQFYRRPRPFSHSIPCEEIGPSQSHSQQLPIACAFGISDKKLGNDELEPIYVRVSSPISYTPLRKTSSLVYVAPPIIKSSGSVIAHHNNQQQQEHPKYSFNYGVLDGYTGDTKSAWEERDGDIVKGEYSVVEADGSIRTVTYTADDLNGFNAVVTKTSAPKQPISINSIKQFLPLARGEVHNIKVQK
- the LOC135165293 gene encoding adipokinetic hormone/corazonin-related peptide receptor variant I isoform X1, with the translated sequence MEKSQASLSNLSTILNQTDMELPIDMRFNEGHMVSIITYSILMVISIIGNSTVLFLILQRRRSNRSRINTMLLHLAVADLMVAVLMMPLEIGWAITVSWRAGDSMCRIMAFFRIFGIYLSSFILICISVDRYYAVLRPLLLTDVDRRGKIMLVGAWMGAILCSAPQMIIFHVEVHPNYTWYEQCITLNSFPTGGHELTYSLFGMIMTYCVPLIVIIFTYSSILLEIYKKSRESVHELHHDYRVKKLNQQRTIVSHTDKIRRSSLGFLGRAKIRTLKMTIIIVLVFFVCWTPYYIMSIWYWYDPKSAKSVDQRVQRALFLFACTNSCMNPIVYGAFNIRTNAKNSTSRHGGTIGKRISIENVVCRVTWKRPGTGSREPSLPNQDTPDTDVSLNIANQLSHTIGINHDSKGDQPNPQLFIKSQLLRYYPLSWHWIIWKLRNKFYIT
- the LOC135165293 gene encoding adipokinetic hormone/corazonin-related peptide receptor variant I isoform X3 translates to MEKSQASLSNLSTILNQTDMELPIDMRFNEGHMVSIITYSILMVISIIGNSTVLFLILQRRRSNRSRINTMLLHLAVADLMVAVLMMPLEIGWAITVSWRAGDSMCRIMAFFRIFGIYLSSFILICISVDRYYAVLRPLLLTDVDRRGKIMLVGAWMGAILCSAPQMIIFHVEVHPNYTWYEQCITLNSFPTGGHELTYSLFGMIMTYCVPLIVIIFTYSSILLEIYKKSRESVHELHHDYRVKKLNQQRTIVSHTDKIRRSSLGFLGRAKIRTLKMTIIIVLVFFVCWTPYYIMSIWYWYDPKSAKSVDQRVQRALFLFACTNSCMNPIVYGAFNIRTNAKKSMRAPTLETRVTPLSLSVRLVD
- the LOC135165293 gene encoding adipokinetic hormone/corazonin-related peptide receptor variant I isoform X2, giving the protein MEKSQASLSNLSTILNQTDMELPIDMRFNEGHMVSIITYSILMVISIIGNSTVLFLILQRRRSNRSRINTMLLHLAVADLMVAVLMMPLEIGWAITVSWRAGDSMCRIMAFFRIFGIYLSSFILICISVDRYYAVLRPLLLTDVDRRGKIMLVGAWMGAILCSAPQMIIFHVEVHPNYTWYEQCITLNSFPTGGHELTYSLFGMIMTYCVPLIVIIFTYSSILLEIYKKSRESVHDKIRRSSLGFLGRAKIRTLKMTIIIVLVFFVCWTPYYIMSIWYWYDPKSAKSVDQRVQRALFLFACTNSCMNPIVYGAFNIRTNAKNSTSRHGGTIGKRISIENVVCRVTWKRPGTGSREPSLPNQDTPDTDVSLNIANQLSHTIGINHDSKGDQPNPQLFIKSQLLRYYPLSWHWIIWKLRNKFYIT
- the LOC135165293 gene encoding adipokinetic hormone/corazonin-related peptide receptor variant I isoform X4 yields the protein MEKSQASLSNLSTILNQTDMELPIDMRFNEGHMVSIITYSILMVISIIGNSTVLFLILQRRRSNRSRINTMLLHLAVADLMVAVLMMPLEIGWAITVSWRAGDSMCRIMAFFRIFGIYLSSFILICISVDRYYAVLRPLLLTDVDRRGKIMLVGAWMGAILCSAPQMIIFHVEVHPNYTWYEQCITLNSFPTGGHELTYSLFGMIMTYCVPLIVIIFTYSSILLEIYKKSRESVHDKIRRSSLGFLGRAKIRTLKMTIIIVLVFFVCWTPYYIMSIWYWYDPKSAKSVDQRVQRALFLFACTNSCMNPIVYGAFNIRTNAKKSMRAPTLETRVTPLSLSVRLVD